One window of Thermodesulfovibrio aggregans genomic DNA carries:
- the rpsJ gene encoding 30S ribosomal protein S10, whose amino-acid sequence MDQKIRIKLKAYDHRVLDQSVKEIVDTVKRTGARISGPVPLPTKISRYTVLRSTNQDKKSREQFEIRVHKRLIDIHDPTPETVEALMKLELSAGVDVEIKL is encoded by the coding sequence ATGGACCAAAAGATTAGAATAAAATTAAAAGCTTACGACCATAGAGTTTTAGATCAGTCTGTTAAAGAGATAGTTGATACTGTCAAAAGGACAGGTGCCAGAATTTCTGGTCCTGTTCCTTTGCCAACAAAAATAAGTAGATATACAGTTTTGAGATCTACAAACCAGGACAAAAAATCAAGAGAGCAGTTTGAAATAAGAGTGCATAAAAGATTGATAGACATACATGATCCCACCCCCGAAACAGTGGAAGCTCTAATGAAGTTAGAGCTTTCTGCAGGGGTAGATGTGGAGATAAAGCTATGA
- the rplC gene encoding 50S ribosomal protein L3, whose product MKGILGRKVGMTQIFDEEGRVIPVTVIEAGPCWVVQVRSKEKDGYEAVQLGFKEVKKEKNVPKPLLGIFKKAGVPPCRVLKEFRMTGFNVGDKVTVEIFTKGDVVSVRGTSKGKGFQGVMKRHNFAGGPDSHGSMFNRAPGSIGASSFPSRVWKGKRMAGHMGNETVTVKNLKVVDVIPEQNLILIKGAVPGGENGILEIWKVEA is encoded by the coding sequence ATGAAGGGAATTTTAGGTAGAAAAGTAGGAATGACTCAAATATTTGATGAAGAAGGCAGGGTTATTCCTGTGACTGTGATAGAAGCAGGACCTTGCTGGGTTGTGCAGGTAAGAAGCAAGGAAAAAGATGGTTATGAGGCAGTTCAACTTGGTTTTAAGGAAGTAAAGAAGGAAAAAAATGTTCCTAAACCTTTGCTTGGAATTTTTAAGAAAGCTGGAGTTCCTCCTTGCAGAGTTTTAAAAGAGTTTAGAATGACAGGATTTAATGTAGGGGATAAAGTTACTGTGGAGATATTTACAAAGGGAGATGTGGTGAGTGTAAGGGGAACTTCAAAAGGAAAAGGATTTCAGGGTGTTATGAAAAGACATAATTTTGCAGGTGGACCGGACAGTCATGGTTCTATGTTTAACAGAGCTCCTGGTTCTATTGGTGCAAGCTCTTTCCCTTCAAGAGTATGGAAAGGCAAACGTATGGCTGGTCACATGGGAAATGAGACAGTAACAGTAAAGAATTTAAAAGTTGTTGATGTTATTCCGGAACAGAATTTGATACTTATCAAAGGTGCTGTTCCGGGTGGTGAAAATGGAATCTTAGAAATATGGAAGGTAGA